The window tttatttatttattcaaaaatTCTTGTTACAAGAGGGAATGTATTTAGAgattaatttattttatgtagTAGTTATCCATGTAATAGAGGAATGTGAAGCTTCTGAGAAAcacaagaaaattttgattcatctatttttatgatatttttaaaTCTAAATCGTCTATTCCACCTAGAAGTGGTGAGAGagcatataataaaaaaatgaaaatgattcTTGGGACAAAGGAGCTTACCAATTAATGTATCTCCACCCACCCACCCTTTTTGTTGTTATGATTTCTTTATGTTATTTTTTGTACCAACATCCTAGAGGTTTCTatcaataaatttttatttcaaaaaataaaaaaataaaaattataaatttttatttgacccatagttgaaaaatcaagtTTGACTCGATCGAGTCACTCGAGTTACAAGGGACTCGGTGTTTCATTCTCACATGAAATTCACCGAGTTAGGTCAAACCTCTTTCACCGTCATGGTGTcaaaatgttctttgtgggtTTTGTTCTTTTGAAGGTTTCTGCATCAGCCTTATCTTGTGATGATAATCGTTTGCTCACAATTTTTCTTTCTAGTTTCGACTAATACCCATCACTCTGCCTTCGAACATCCAGGTTTGGAGGATTTGAACAGTTCCACTCCAAATGAGTTTCAATCATCTTTATCTGCAACTTCGAAtttattctttgttttctctttttgcaAATTCAAATCAATCTTAAAAGGGTCGTTTAAGTCAGTCTTCATAATCCAACTCAAATCTGTGGTGAAtaaagttagttttagtttcgCATGAAGCTCCCAACCAAGCTAGGGGTTCCGCCTCCTTCTAGTTGCAGAGTGATATATTGTATTAATTTCAATTGTATTCTTAGTCCTATTAGATTTATTTCGTCTGAAATCAAGAAGTTATTCTGTCCTTCcgtttttcttctctatttattGGATTTCTAAGCTAGcccctctctctcactcacagaCTCAAAGTAGCACCAGttctctgcaactcatcttatgattgaagaaatgcttcaaaatagggaaaaagcaTGACTCATCCTTGATCAGGTTTGATTCGCCCAACTCACAAGTATGTACAAAGAACGAATCGAgtcaaaaaacctgatttttcaactattTTGACGTTTTCATCTTTTAAATTTGTATCACATTCATAACGTTTTTAATCTTGGTTTCGGGTCGACAAAATTGTCCAGATTGAATCACTATTGGTCAAGAGTCAAGACCAGTCCCAATATCGATCCGATACACTTTTAcgaacaaagggtaaaatgataataaaaacagttttttatggaaaaaaacaaacagaagTAATTACATCTTATTTGACGTACACCGATCCGATCCACCAATCCGATCACGATACCCAAATTTACAAAATATCGAACAGGCATGGACACAAATCGCACAATATTCTAACCATCCACCCGTCGATTCACAATATTCTTCAATCGATCAATTGCTTTGGCCACGCAACTACAGAATCCATAATCCCATATCGTACGTTACAAAAGTCAATACTCATTACTGATTTCATTACCCAAAGAGATTCCCAGCTCattctcaaaaataaaaaataaaaaataaagaataaaaaaatcccagCTTTGTCTTGGTTCTTGAGCTATGTCCCCATAATTCCGCAGGAAGTTCTCTACCAATCCACTTGACACTTCAAATTTCAATGTAGATTCATATATACAGATgtatattttcatattttatttaccaaaatacccttaacaGAAACACTCTCTAGTCTCTATTCTAGtattcaatttggatcctcaactgttacaaaaaaaaaaaaaaaaaaaaatttaaatcctCTATTGCTGAGCTGCCTAGTAGGATCGTGTTGCTTAGACACGATGAATCATGCAATGATCGCCTAAATAAAATGATCATTGTGTGGCTCACCATGTCTATACAGCACAACCCTGCTAGGCAACTCGGTAGTAGAGGAATCCTCTATTATCGTCGTAACTCTCATTCTCTCCCTTCCGATTCCAAACCCCCAGGTGACAGGATCCTGATTCCTGACCCCTTGAATTGATGGGCCGGACGTACGGTGTGTATGGCAAGGCCCACTGAAGGAAATATTTCATAATATCTCCTTATCtcccaaaattttttaaaaaaatattcaaaatctcaCCATTCTATTGGTGGGTTTATCAAGAGAAGCTATCTTAGAAGCTAATACGACACTTCGTCATAAATATATCCAGTGATCTGAAAATCTGAAATCTCCTAACATTTGCACATGGATGATTTCCCGCTGACCCGGAATTGCAATTAAAATATCACAAACAGACACAGAGATGTAAGAAGCGACAATTCAAATTGATGTGACGAAGAAGCGAAGAAGAACAGGAGATCTATCTGATAATTGCATAATTATTACTTTCTCCACCAAACCCAACACTCAATAAAACCCAGAAATCTGGTTCGAACTTTATCAGATTAAACTAAAATTAATTTTAAGCTTTCAGATCTCCTTACTCACCTTCTGAGCCATGGAGTTCTTACAATGTGCAATAGCTCCTTGAATCGCATTATGTAATTCCTCCATTGAAGATGaatctgaatagttctttccaCCGACATCACTTCCACTCACCACACCACTTCGACTAAGAACTCCAGAATGACTAGGCGACGACCGCATCGACGAAGGGCAGCTCGAGATGCAGCTTCTCCTTCTTGGGTATCTTAAACTCAGATTTCCAGAAAATGAATGAGATATCACATGACCCAAACCATTGTTGTCCTTCCTTGTATTCGAAACTACtgcggtggtggaggtggttccggcggtggtggtggcggttTCTATGTCTTTTCCGATGGATTCCTCTGTCGTAATCTTCTGCTGTTGCTTCGGTGAAAGTTTCTCATACAAAGGCTTCACCTTCTTTAAATACTTACGAAAAACGTCCTTTGCCGATGAGCTCATTTTCTTAACCGAAGATTCTGACACCGTTACGTTCTCTTGATCTCTGCTTTTGCGGAACACAGAAGAGAATCTCGACAAGGAGAAGTACTTGGGTTTTACCTTGCTATGTCGCTTTAACTCATCTTCTTCGGTTACGGAACTCGGTCGGGAAGAGTCGGACTCGACGAGTAAGCCGAGATCGCTGGAGAAAGACGAGTGGGAATCGTTGGAACTGCCGGTGGAGTCACGAGAGGCGGTGGTTGTGGTGTCGGACGAAGATGAAGTGCTGGAGGAGGAAAGTATGAGTGTTCGAACCATTGAGAGGcgaggagagagatggagaggtaAGAGTTGGCCTTTGTAGAAGAGTTCGTCGGCAGGGCAGAGATTAGAAGAAGATTTgcgaggggagagagagattgtgaACTCGAAGtcagatgaagatgatgaagagaaggagtgagagggagaggaagggaGTGTGAGAGACTTTGATGATTCTTCattctctcctcctcttcttctacttcttcttcccatcttTGGTTGTTGCTTTACTACATTATCAAAATGAGTAGTGcttgaaatgaaaagaaaaaataagattacataGATGGGTTTGGAGAATTTGAGAGGAAATAAAGAGTTGAatagagagagagtgagagagatatGGAGTGATAttataataattataataatggAGGATGTAAGCTTAAGAAGGGCAACAGAAGGGTCACATGGGGGAGGGGAAGATGAAAGTTGAATACGTACGTCTGCTTGTAAAAGAGCTTGGATCATATGCGCGTGTAGGTACATCGGTACATGTGGGAGGCAACCACGTGTCATATGATTGTCATTTACCAAGTGTAAAAGTAAAAAACGATATTTATAGGAACAAAAGGACAGGTGGTttgcctctcacatgtatgtgCACCAGCACGTACGTGTAAATATTCTAATCTAAATAAGTCTTTATTGAGGATAAGACATCCATAAACTCATGGAGGTAGTGACGAACATAATTCACACAACCATGGAGAGGTCAGGAGCCAATCAGTGGTGCATGTTAACGACAAAGCCCTCCTAGCCAAGGAGTTAGCAAAGCTGTCGtggaatagaaacaaaacaacaagatacaaaaggaaaagagagatgaatGATGTCGTCCACTAAAGTCTGAATATGCAAAGGAGAAGCACTGCCACCATTCTTAATGTAGGTAATTAGACTTATATTATTAGATTCAATCACAACCCTCTCAAAACCATTTGTGGTCATCTCCTGCATCGCCAGTTGAATAGCAAGAGTTTCACCAACCAAAATATCCGAGAAAGAAGATGGACATGAGATAGCTTTCAACGGCAAACCATTGTGATCTACAAACAAAACCAACATCTGACTTGTCCAAAGATGCTGAATAACTAGTGTCACTGTTGTATTTCACCGTACCTGCTATAGGCGCTATCCATTAAGGAGGTGATGCAACAGGTGTTGAAGGAGCGGAAAGGACAGTGACATGAATAGCACTATACTCGTGGAAATCCTTCATTGTTGCTGAAATAACTTCATTTGATTGCCAAATCTTGTGTCCAAAAAAAGAAGTTAGTACTCTTACGTATCAGGGAAAAGACTCGctccccacatggggacgggtggggaaaAACTCtaccatccatggggtgtggaaCCCATCCATGTACCATGCATGTGTCAATGGTTTGTATTATTAATGGTTGAGGTATAGTGCATGCAGGGTGCATTTACGGTCACGCACAAGAAAACCCATGGAGACAGAACACCCCCCCATCAAAATCATAACACCCCTATTTGACAAAGCTATTTGGTGATCGTGcacaaaaaataagagaaacaagaaTATGGAGAAAAGTTTTCTATGGAGGAGTGTACCACCCACACCCAGACACAAAGAGGAACGAAATGACCATCTCGGCCCTCATGAAAGACGCAAATCTTGTCCCCGTGATGACAACGTGCGTGCTTTTATTGGCCCCTGTATGCACACACCTGGGGCCtcactcccccatagagaacgcCAACCCCAAGAATATATAGGAGAATTGAAAGGAGTACCGACTGATACTCTATAGTTGTATTTAGAATTTTATGCTTATGTACAAATGTCCTTTTGTCTTATTCCAAAAGTTATAGTTTTTCTATGGAGATAAGTCCATCGTTTCACATAGATACTCCATTAAATGACTTTCTACTTTTTAAAAACTGCATTGTTATGAATTTTTATCGATCTAAATACCTAcatccatgttttttttttttttgggtgcaattcaagggcccACAGGCCATCAACCTCAACAGGATcccacaaggaggcaatgaggggatccacaaggggtcaaatatggtacccaaaggctccacttctgggaaagcaattaaatgtggCTTAAGTGTCgttaaggagacttgaaccaccga is drawn from Telopea speciosissima isolate NSW1024214 ecotype Mountain lineage chromosome 1, Tspe_v1, whole genome shotgun sequence and contains these coding sequences:
- the LOC122660006 gene encoding probable membrane-associated kinase regulator 1, whose amino-acid sequence is MGRRSRRRGGENEESSKSLTLPSSPSHSFSSSSSSDFEFTISLSPRKSSSNLCPADELFYKGQLLPLHLSPRLSMVRTLILSSSSTSSSSDTTTTASRDSTGSSNDSHSSFSSDLGLLVESDSSRPSSVTEEDELKRHSKVKPKYFSLSRFSSVFRKSRDQENVTVSESSVKKMSSSAKDVFRKYLKKVKPLYEKLSPKQQQKITTEESIGKDIETATTTAGTTSTTAVVSNTRKDNNGLGHVISHSFSGNLSLRYPRRRSCISSCPSSMRSSPSHSGVLSRSGVVSGSDVGGKNYSDSSSMEELHNAIQGAIAHCKNSMAQKVSKEI